One part of the bacterium genome encodes these proteins:
- a CDS encoding carbohydrate kinase, which translates to MPSQKLNTVLAIGELLWDVLPSGKMLGGAPANYCFRLRQLGVPALMVSRVGVDSLGDELISNLTNLDFDLSLLQHDANTPTGTVDVTLTSDGNPSFTINPNVAYDNLEWNDSLEAAAKEATFVCFGTLAQRGEQSRSTIYKILDSASNATKFLDINLRKNCYNKETLRRSLELTNILKLNQSEVGLVKGLLDIETSDSITFSEILINQFDINTILITLGEKGVLAIDKSLGSITVPGIPVTVVDTIGSGDSFSAGFTFKYLSGASLQECCQFGNITGAMHATYSGGMPIITRKSVKDFIHDRHLSEVLF; encoded by the coding sequence ATGCCATCTCAAAAGCTAAACACCGTACTGGCAATAGGAGAATTATTGTGGGACGTGCTTCCAAGTGGGAAGATGTTAGGTGGCGCACCAGCCAACTACTGTTTTCGTTTACGTCAACTTGGAGTGCCCGCGCTCATGGTGAGCCGAGTCGGCGTCGATAGCTTGGGAGACGAGCTCATTAGCAATCTCACGAACTTGGATTTCGATCTCTCCCTTCTACAGCATGACGCCAATACACCGACGGGAACGGTAGATGTGACTCTCACCTCAGATGGCAATCCGAGCTTCACCATCAATCCGAATGTAGCTTACGACAATTTGGAATGGAATGATTCTCTTGAGGCTGCAGCAAAAGAAGCCACCTTTGTGTGCTTTGGAACTCTGGCTCAACGAGGTGAACAAAGCCGTTCGACTATCTACAAAATTCTCGATAGCGCTTCAAACGCAACTAAGTTCCTAGATATTAATCTGCGAAAAAACTGTTACAACAAAGAGACTCTCCGACGCTCTTTAGAATTAACCAATATTCTAAAATTGAATCAAAGTGAAGTTGGCCTGGTGAAAGGCCTCCTCGATATTGAAACAAGTGATTCGATAACCTTCTCTGAAATCCTAATCAATCAGTTCGACATCAATACTATCCTCATCACTCTCGGAGAAAAGGGTGTTCTTGCAATAGACAAGTCTCTGGGGTCTATCACAGTCCCAGGCATCCCAGTCACGGTAGTTGATACAATAGGCTCCGGTGATTCATTTTCAGCAGGGTTTACATTTAAGTACTTATCAGGAGCATCTCTTCAAGAGTGCTGTCAGTTCGGTAATATCACGGGAGCAATGCATGCAACTTACTCAGGCGGAATGCCCATCATAACCAGAAAGTCTGTAAAAGATTTTATCCACGACAGACACCTCTCAGAAGTCCTATTTTAA
- a CDS encoding HAD family hydrolase, whose amino-acid sequence MPNRDQDAKAFDLSSASLPRKPPTDISLSDSSILRQSNISLHRLNSTVDINPKGIVSDFDETIARGTGFFHDSHQGRFAWALSQAVGGTTSGSLFSPEEWHRYAKASGQREDAVIKEIARTHVEALGAEGDANSEELALRIEEHLKLLLNSKTTTYQLAKDTEVSLDEGVAKLHGAARERGVPFVICSASSATIVERLWSFLYDGQEESIPRPPIVGNAAKKLEHGFSGADVLDACEQNSIDPETAIMLGDSIGDVAAAFLAGIPDVYIRLPLSGMSEEERERVQMTFTDQVLELPGMHPEISGNVYLINDFSQLRFA is encoded by the coding sequence ATGCCTAATAGAGACCAGGATGCTAAAGCTTTTGATTTATCAAGCGCATCTCTTCCTAGGAAGCCTCCTACCGATATAAGCTTAAGCGACTCATCGATTCTGCGGCAAAGCAACATCAGCTTGCACAGACTCAACAGCACCGTCGACATTAATCCTAAGGGGATTGTCTCTGATTTTGACGAGACCATAGCGCGAGGAACCGGATTTTTTCACGATAGCCACCAAGGTCGTTTCGCATGGGCTTTGAGTCAGGCTGTGGGCGGTACAACCAGTGGATCTCTTTTTTCCCCAGAAGAATGGCATCGGTATGCAAAAGCCTCTGGTCAACGAGAAGATGCTGTCATCAAGGAGATTGCGCGGACTCATGTGGAAGCCTTGGGGGCGGAAGGGGATGCTAACTCTGAGGAACTAGCTCTAAGAATAGAGGAACATCTAAAGTTGCTCCTGAATTCAAAGACTACAACCTACCAACTGGCGAAAGATACTGAGGTGTCCCTTGATGAGGGTGTTGCCAAATTACATGGGGCTGCAAGAGAAAGAGGAGTCCCTTTCGTGATCTGCAGTGCGTCGAGCGCAACAATCGTTGAGCGTCTGTGGAGTTTCCTGTACGACGGACAGGAGGAGAGTATCCCTCGTCCACCAATTGTAGGAAATGCTGCGAAGAAACTTGAGCATGGATTTAGTGGTGCCGACGTGCTTGATGCATGTGAGCAGAATTCTATTGATCCCGAGACGGCTATAATGTTGGGTGATAGTATTGGTGATGTTGCCGCCGCATTCTTAGCCGGAATACCAGATGTATACATTCGATTGCCGCTATCTGGGATGAGTGAAGAAGAGCGCGAGCGGGTTCAAATGACTTTTACCGATCAGGTTTTAGAACTACCTGGCATGCACCCTGAAATTTCAGGAAACGTATATTTGATTAATGATTTTAGTCAATTACGGTTTGCCTAA